From Bacillus sp. Bos-x628, the proteins below share one genomic window:
- a CDS encoding malic enzyme-like NAD(P)-binding protein produces MSLREEALHMHKENQGKLETKSKVQVKNAKDLSLAYSPGVAEPCKDIYDDTSKVYDYTMKGNMVAVVTDGSAVLGLGNIGAEASLPVMEGKAVLFKSFAGVDAFPIALATNDVDKIVETVKLLEPTFGGVNLEDIAAPNCFIIEERLKKETNIPVFHDDQHGTAIVTVAGLVNALKLSGKSMSSIKVVANGAGAAGIAIIKLLYHFGVRDIIMCDTKGAIYEGRPNGMNAVKNEVAKFTNQDRKEGALEEVIEGADVFIGVSVAGALTKEMVGKMAKDPVIFAMANPNPEIMPEDAHAAGASVVGTGRSDFPNQVNNVLAFPGIFRGALDVRATHINEEMKIAAVEAIASLVSDEELTAEYVIPAPFDARVAPAVAKAVAKAAMETGVARMKVDPEAVAEKTRRLTIIGE; encoded by the coding sequence ATGTCATTAAGAGAAGAAGCATTACATATGCACAAAGAGAATCAAGGCAAACTCGAAACAAAATCAAAAGTACAAGTGAAAAATGCGAAAGACTTGAGCTTGGCTTACTCACCTGGTGTTGCAGAACCATGTAAAGATATTTATGACGACACAAGCAAAGTGTATGATTATACAATGAAAGGCAATATGGTTGCTGTTGTAACAGACGGAAGTGCCGTTTTAGGACTAGGTAATATCGGTGCAGAAGCTTCTCTTCCAGTGATGGAAGGAAAAGCCGTTCTGTTCAAAAGCTTTGCGGGCGTAGATGCATTCCCAATTGCCCTTGCGACAAACGATGTTGACAAAATTGTTGAAACAGTGAAGCTGCTTGAGCCGACTTTTGGTGGTGTCAACCTTGAAGATATTGCAGCACCTAATTGTTTTATCATTGAAGAGCGTCTGAAAAAAGAGACAAACATCCCAGTTTTCCATGATGATCAGCACGGAACAGCGATTGTTACAGTAGCGGGACTTGTCAATGCCCTCAAACTTTCTGGAAAGTCTATGTCTTCTATCAAAGTCGTAGCAAACGGTGCTGGTGCTGCAGGTATTGCAATTATTAAACTGCTTTATCATTTCGGTGTACGTGACATCATCATGTGTGATACAAAAGGCGCGATTTATGAAGGACGTCCTAATGGCATGAACGCAGTGAAAAACGAAGTAGCAAAATTCACGAACCAAGACCGTAAAGAAGGCGCATTAGAAGAAGTCATTGAAGGTGCGGATGTGTTCATTGGTGTTTCAGTAGCAGGTGCTTTAACAAAAGAAATGGTTGGAAAAATGGCAAAAGATCCTGTGATCTTTGCGATGGCTAACCCGAACCCAGAGATCATGCCGGAAGATGCTCATGCGGCAGGTGCAAGTGTTGTAGGAACTGGCCGTTCTGACTTCCCGAACCAAGTGAATAATGTATTGGCTTTCCCTGGTATTTTCCGCGGAGCGCTTGATGTACGTGCGACACATATTAACGAAGAAATGAAAATCGCAGCAGTTGAAGCCATTGCTTCCCTTGTTTCAGATGAAGAATTAACAGCAGAATATGTCATCCCTGCACCGTTTGATGCGCGAGTAGCCCCTGCAGTAGCAAAAGCAGTGGCAAAAGCAGCAATGGAGACGGGTGTTGCAAGAATGAAAGTTGACCCAGAAGCCGTTGCAGAAAAAACAAGAAGATTAACAATCATTGGCGAGTAA